In Corynebacterium aquilae DSM 44791, the genomic stretch TGATGATGGGGATGAAACGGCCAAGCAGCATCGCATAGCCAAGAGTGGTGTTAAACCACGGGGTGTCGGCGCCAAAACCTGCAAACGCAGAACCGTTGTTGTTGGCCGCCGAGGTGTAGGCGTACACAATCTCGGAGAAACCATGCGCGCCAACATTGCCCAGGCTGTCCGGGGTGGCGGGCAGCAAGGTCGAGACTGCAACACCAGTGAGCACCAGCACCGGCATGGTCAGGATGTACAGGCTGACAGCCTTCATCTCCCGCACGCCAATCCGCTTGCCGAGGTACTCGGGGGTACGACCCACCATCAGGCCGGCGATAAACACCGACAGGATGGCGATCATCAGCATGCCGTACAGGCCGGCACCCACACCGCCGGGGCTGATCTCACCCAACAACATGTCGAGGATGAGAGCGCCGCCACCGAGCGGACTGTAGGAGGAGTGGAAGGAATCGACCGCACCGGTGGAGGTCATCGTGGTGGACACCGCGAAGAACGCGGAAGGAATAACCCCGAAACGAACCTCACGGCCCTCCATGGCAGGAGCGCCAGGCTGGTGAATGATGGTGCCAGTCTCGGCAAGAATGACCGTGATCAAGGAACCGAAGTACAGCACCAGCATTGCGGACAGCACAGCCCAACCCTGGCGGGTATCGCCCACCATCTTGCCGAAGGTGCGGGTCAGGGAGAACGGGATTACCAGGATCAGGAAGATTTCCAGGCAGTTGGTGAACTGGTTGGGGGATTCGAAGGGGTGGGAAGAGTTAGCGTTGAAGAAGCCACCACCATTGGTGCCGAGCTCCTTGATGGCTTCCTGGGAGGCGACAGCGCCACCCGGAATGTTCTGCACCGCACCGGTGAGGGTCTGCACCGCCTGAGGTGCGTGGAAGTTCTGGATGGCACCCTGGCTGATCAGGATGAACGCGGCAATCGCCGCACCCGGCAGCAGGATACGCAGCACGGTGCGGGTCAGGTCGACCCAGAAGTTACCGATGCGACCATCGGTAGCTTTGGACACCAGACCACGAATCAAAGCAACCGCAACGCAGATACCAACGGCTGCGGACACGAAGTTCTGCACCGCCAGGCCAGCCATCTGGGTCAGCAAGCTCATGGCCTGCTCACCGGAGTAGGACTGCCAGTTGGTGTTGGTGGTGAAGGAAATTGCGGTGTTGAACGCCTGGTCGGGGTGGACAGGCTCCATCCCGATGGCCAACGGCAACCACGGCTGCAGGCGCTGCAGCGCGTACACCGCCAACACGCTCAGCATGGAAAAGGCCAAAACGCCGGTGGCGTAGTGGGTCCAGTGCTGGCTCGCGCGGGGATCCACGCGCGCAATGCGGTAGATAGCGGACTCAATGTTGGAGTCCTGTTGGGACTGGAACACCCGGGCCATGTAGTTGCCGACAGGAATGTAGGCGATGGCCAAGGCCGCCAAGGTGGCGATGACTGGAAGTAGTGCATTCATGCTCATGAGAAACGCTCCGGATTCAACAAGGCCATGAACACATAGATGATGGCGATGATGCCGAGAACGGCACCGACGATGGCTTCAAGGTTCATAGTTTGTCTGCCCCCTTGATGATCAAGTGCAGCAGACCGAAGCTCACGAGGGTCGCGAGCACAAACACGATGTCTAGCATGCTGATGATTTTCACCCCGCACCCAATCCAGCCACATGCTCCTTAACGCATTCTTTGCGCTATAGGCCGTTCGTGCTGCGATGGTGTTAAGACCGCGTTAAGAACCACTTCACGCTGTCCGCTCTGCCAAGCACATCTTCGCCCCGCAAAAAGCTTTCCCACCCACAGTTCTCTGTCTTCTTGCGCACGAGTTTCTC encodes the following:
- the kdpA gene encoding potassium-transporting ATPase subunit KdpA, which encodes MSMNALLPVIATLAALAIAYIPVGNYMARVFQSQQDSNIESAIYRIARVDPRASQHWTHYATGVLAFSMLSVLAVYALQRLQPWLPLAIGMEPVHPDQAFNTAISFTTNTNWQSYSGEQAMSLLTQMAGLAVQNFVSAAVGICVAVALIRGLVSKATDGRIGNFWVDLTRTVLRILLPGAAIAAFILISQGAIQNFHAPQAVQTLTGAVQNIPGGAVASQEAIKELGTNGGGFFNANSSHPFESPNQFTNCLEIFLILVIPFSLTRTFGKMVGDTRQGWAVLSAMLVLYFGSLITVILAETGTIIHQPGAPAMEGREVRFGVIPSAFFAVSTTMTSTGAVDSFHSSYSPLGGGALILDMLLGEISPGGVGAGLYGMLMIAILSVFIAGLMVGRTPEYLGKRIGVREMKAVSLYILTMPVLVLTGVAVSTLLPATPDSLGNVGAHGFSEIVYAYTSAANNNGSAFAGFGADTPWFNTTLGYAMLLGRFIPIIMVLALAGFLAQQKPVPATAGTLPTHRPQFVGLMVGVALIVSALTFLPTLVLGPLVEALEVM
- a CDS encoding potassium-transporting ATPase subunit F, whose product is MNLEAIVGAVLGIIAIIYVFMALLNPERFS